The genome window TGTTGCTGGCGGTCAACATGAACTTCATCGCCTTCTCTTATTTCATGGGCGACCTGGCGGGCCAGGTCTTCGTCTTCTTTATTCTGACCGTGGCGGCTGCGGAAGCCGCCATCGGCCTGGCGATACTGGTGGTGTGGTTCCGTAATCGTCGCACCATCAATGTAGAAAACCTCGACACTCTGAAGGGATAGGGCAGAATAATTATGGAAAACGTCTATCTCGCCATCGTTCTCGCGCCCCTGGTCGGCGCCATAGTCGCCGGTCTGTTCGGCAGACAAATCGGTCGCAGCGGTGCTCACTGGGTCACTATCGCCGGTGTGGCGATCGCCTGTCTGCTATCGGCCGTTGTCTTTAATGAGATCGTTCTGAATGACGCCGCGACCTACAACCAATCTCTCTACACCTGGTTGGTGAGCGACGGTATTCGCTTCGAAATCGGTTTCCTGATCGACGAACTCACCGCCACCATGATGCTGGTGGTCACCTTCGTGTCGCTGATGGTGCACATCTACACCATCGGTTATATGCGTGACGATCCCGGTTATCAGCGTTTCTTCAGTTATATTTCGCTGTTCACCTTTTCCATGCTGATGCTGGTGATGGCCAATAACTTCATGCAGCTGTTCTTCGGCTGGGAGGCGGTGGGCTTGGTCTCCTACCTGTTGATCGGCTTCTGGTATAAGCGCGAGTCGGCCATTTACGCCAATCTAAAGGCCTTCCTGGTCAATCGGGTGGGCGACTTCGGTTTTCTGCTGGGCATCGCCGCGGTGGTGATGTATTTCAACAGCCTGGACTATGCCGATGTCTTCAACGCCGCGCCGCATCTGGCCGACCTCACCATCCAGGTCATCCCGGGTGTGGATTGGTCCCTGATGACCGTGATCTGCATTCTGCTGTTCATCGGCGCCATGGGTAAATCGGCCCAGGTGCCGCTGCATGTGTGGCTGCCCGATTCCATGGAAGGCCCGACGCCGATCTCGGCCCTGATCCACGCCGCGACTATGGTCACCGCCGGTATCTTCATGGTGGCGCGCATGTCGCCGCTGTACGAACTCTCCACCACCGCACTGAGCGTGGTGTTGATCATCGGCGCCATCACGGCATTGTTCATGGGGTTCCTCGGCATTGTGCAGAACGACATCAAGCGCGTCATCGCTTATTCCACGCTGTCCCAGCTCGGTTACATGACCGTGGCCCTGGGCGCCTCAGCCTATGCCGCCGGTATCTTTCATCTCATGACCCATGCCTTCTTCAAGGCGCTGCTGTTTCTGGCCGCCGGCTCCGTCATCGTGGCCATGCATCATGAGCAGGATATCCGCAAAATGGGCGGCTTGAAGAAATACTTGCCCATCACCTACTGGTGTATGTTGATCGGTTCGTTGGCCTTGATCGGCACGCCGGGCTTTTCCGGGTTCTTCTCCAAGGACGCCATCATCGAGGCGGTGCATGCCTCTGATATCGCGGGATCGGGCTTCGCCTATCTCTGTGTGCTGTTGGGGGTGTTTGTCACCGCCCTGTACAGTTTCCGCATGTTCTTTCTTGTGTTTCACGGCGAGGAGCGTATCGACCCCCATGCCAAGGAGCATTTGCATGAGTCGCCGGCGGTGATTACCCTGCCCTTAATCCTGCTGGCGATCCCCTCGGTTGTGATCGGCGCCATCGCCGTCGGTCCATGGCTGTTCGGCGATTATTTTGGTGATGCCATTACCGTGCTGGAAGAGCATGACGTGCTCGGGCAATTGGGCGAGCATTATACGGGTGTGATGGGCTTCATCCTGCACGGCGTCATGGCCCTGCCGTTCTGGTTGGCGCTGGCCGGTGTCGGCACCGCTTACTACCTCTATATGAAGCGTCCCGATTTGCCGGCGCAGATCAAGCAGCGCTTTGCCGGCATCTACAACATATTGGATAAAGCATATGGTGCGGACGCCTTCAACGAGAAGTTTTTCGCCGGCGGTAGTCGCAAGGCGGGTAACTTCTTCTGGCAGCTCGGCGATGTCAA of Candidatus Tenderia electrophaga contains these proteins:
- a CDS encoding NADH-quinone oxidoreductase subunit K produces the protein MIALSDFLVLGAILFCISVAGIFLNRKNVIVLLMAIELMLLAVNMNFIAFSYFMGDLAGQVFVFFILTVAAAEAAIGLAILVVWFRNRRTINVENLDTLKG
- a CDS encoding NADH:ubiquinone oxidoreductase subunit L produces the protein MENVYLAIVLAPLVGAIVAGLFGRQIGRSGAHWVTIAGVAIACLLSAVVFNEIVLNDAATYNQSLYTWLVSDGIRFEIGFLIDELTATMMLVVTFVSLMVHIYTIGYMRDDPGYQRFFSYISLFTFSMLMLVMANNFMQLFFGWEAVGLVSYLLIGFWYKRESAIYANLKAFLVNRVGDFGFLLGIAAVVMYFNSLDYADVFNAAPHLADLTIQVIPGVDWSLMTVICILLFIGAMGKSAQVPLHVWLPDSMEGPTPISALIHAATMVTAGIFMVARMSPLYELSTTALSVVLIIGAITALFMGFLGIVQNDIKRVIAYSTLSQLGYMTVALGASAYAAGIFHLMTHAFFKALLFLAAGSVIVAMHHEQDIRKMGGLKKYLPITYWCMLIGSLALIGTPGFSGFFSKDAIIEAVHASDIAGSGFAYLCVLLGVFVTALYSFRMFFLVFHGEERIDPHAKEHLHESPAVITLPLILLAIPSVVIGAIAVGPWLFGDYFGDAITVLEEHDVLGQLGEHYTGVMGFILHGVMALPFWLALAGVGTAYYLYMKRPDLPAQIKQRFAGIYNILDKAYGADAFNEKFFAGGSRKAGNFFWQLGDVKSIDGVMVNGTAKLVGWVAGAMRHMQTGYLYHYAFAMIIGLLVLVSWMLAHA